One genomic segment of Negativicutes bacterium includes these proteins:
- a CDS encoding class II aldolase/adducin family protein has translation MLLDNGLIVGTWGNLSARVDGTDYIAITPSGRNYRSLESEDIVVVDLEGTIISGDLKPSSEMALHLAIYKSRPDINAVIHTHSVFASACAVARQAIPPIVEDVVQLVGGTVKVAEYALNGSNQLAQNAVTALGENNAVLLANHGVVGCGTNLNEAKVACELVEKAAQIYIYANQLPGGAKVLADDDVAVMHDYYLKYYRQS, from the coding sequence ATGTTATTAGACAATGGTTTAATTGTGGGAACTTGGGGTAACTTAAGTGCACGGGTAGACGGCACAGACTATATTGCAATAACACCGTCTGGCAGAAATTATCGTAGCCTTGAGAGTGAAGATATCGTTGTTGTTGATCTAGAAGGAACTATTATTAGTGGAGATTTAAAGCCATCTAGTGAAATGGCTCTACACTTAGCAATTTATAAAAGTCGTCCTGATATTAATGCGGTAATTCATACGCACAGTGTTTTTGCTAGTGCTTGTGCAGTGGCTCGACAAGCTATACCGCCAATAGTAGAAGATGTGGTGCAATTAGTTGGTGGCACTGTAAAGGTGGCGGAATATGCATTAAATGGCTCTAACCAGTTGGCTCAAAATGCAGTAACTGCGCTTGGCGAAAACAATGCAGTCTTATTAGCGAATCATGGGGTTGTTGGCTGTGGAACCAATCTTAATGAAGCAAAAGTAGCCTGTGAATTAGTTGAAAAGGCGGCACAAATTTATATTTATGCTAACCAATTACCCGGTGGAGCTAAAGTTTTAGCTGATGACGATGTAGCAGTTATGCATGATTATTATTTAAAATATTATCGCCAGTCTTAG